AAAAATGAACAGTACAATACATACCAAACATCGACAGCACTCTCTCTGAGAGTTGTGTTACCGGTGATGTTAATTTTCCTCTTACTTACTTATCTGTTTCCTAAATTTTGGACGATGGATatgcattattttgaaataagcaAACAATACTGgaggttattttttaaaggacagtCTCTCAATGCATGATGACCAGAGCATGAGAAGATGGACTACAGAGGTTCCCGGTCTCACAGAGCTCTGGTGAGAGACGTGACCAGGGCACGTGGATATGCTTCCACACTGCAGTGTCCTGGTCCCCTGGAAGGAGAGAGGCAACAAGAGGTCAGTAGGTGGGCAAAGCAAATAAGACAAGGAGGGGTGGGCTGGAAGGGATGGAAGGCTCTCTGGAAAGTGCCTCGCTTGGCACATCTGACTCTCCTCATTCACCACATTCTCCATTCTCAGGTGTCTTTTATCACCCGTCTCCTTCCTAGAGCGGAAACTCCATCCCGTAGAACCCTCCTCCATCTGTTTTCTGTACTGACATATCCCTTGGGCCTGGAACAGTGCGTGGTGCACAGTAGGGCTCATTAAATGTTTAGAGATTGATGGTTTCCAGTACCAATCACAGAACAGTCATCACACAGATGTGAAATGTTGACCCCAGAATTTACTGACATTCTATTCACCCAAAGGTCTGCATGGCACGTGCCTATGTCACAAGGTCATTGGTGTGAGTTAGTGTGAATGTGAATGTGTTCGTGTGTGTTGGATCCAAAGTTCCATAAACCATGCCTGGGATTTTGACTGGATATTCACTTGGTTATCAGACTATCTGGGGGAAGAAGGGGAAACAGACACTGCTCACCATTGCTTCCACTCTTCCAGGAATACTTTCTCTGGGCCAATCCTCTGTCCTTCCCAGGGATTGAAATAGGAAAGGCCCAGACAGGGTCACCCTCAGGCTTCCTAACCATCACTAACCTGGAAGCTATAGATTTTCTTAGCCATCCTGGTCAACTGTGACTGGGGAAGCGGGAGTTGCCAGGATTGATCTGTTcctgagagggagaggaaaggagaaccAACAAAGACTTTCTGAAGAAGAGCTCTGGACAACACTGGTGCAAAACTCTATGACTTTATTTAGTTAAAAATGACACAAAACAGGAACTAAATAGGCAAACTGCATAAAACTGCCAATATTTGAAACAAGGTCTCTCCCACTGCAGAGTCCCCAGTGCTGATAACTGGGTCCTGTGGAACCCAGAGGCCATTGGGTAAAGGCAAGCACATGTCCCTGTGGTCCCCAAAGTCCAGTGTGTTCCTGGGAGTGTGTCACACCTGAGACGTCCCTCCCCACAGCCAGGGTGGGGCTGGTGCACAGATCTGCGTGCTGTTCCCCACTTCACACGCTGCACGGCAACCACTCACCCAGCACATCCTGAATAGCCTCAAATTCCTAACTCCATGACATTTGACAGAGAACTTCTCTCCCAGTTACAGGTGTTTGGGTCCCTTCCACCTGATGCTGTGGTGGGTCCCATTTCTCAGTCTCTGGGCCACTCACCATTCTTCCTCCCCAGGCCCAACTCTCCAACCTTGGCTAATTGCTAATTGCTAATAACAACCCTGGCTGCTGTGGAGGGGTCAGTCCTTCCCAGCCTCTGGTGTCCTGGGGAAGCCAGGACAATGGTGACCActtgggcctcagttcctcagttCAGGGGCCCTGGGCTGAGCATCTGGAAACGTGGCAGCTCCCCCAGGGCTGAGGCTCCCATGACAGCCAGGCTCTCCCCAGGCCCTCTGGGCCCACTGGTGCTGGGATCCCATCCTTGGGTGGAGGACTGTGGCCTAGAGGCCGagtccccctcctctgcctccctcttggtCCAGGGTGAATAAGAGAGGATGGTGAATCCCCTCTTAAGCAGGGCTGAGTCCGCAGGGACCAGCTCTTCATTCTGCCCTGGAGGAGAGGATTCCAGAATGCTGAGCCTCCACCGGTGCAGGTCCTGCTTCTGGGGTGCAGGTCCTGCTTCTGGGGTGCATCTTGGAGTCTCACCACCCTCACCTCATCAGGCTCCAGTAGCAGTTTCCAACACTGGTCGGGGGTCCTCAGGGCCCATCCTGGCTTCATCTTCCAGAGGTAGATGGCATCATAGCAGCCCACCATAAAGATGACCTGCAGGTCCAGTAACGAGGCCTCGGCCTCAACAGGGTCCGTGGCCCGGGTGGTGCCCAGCTCCAATACCATGGGCTCCCGCCGGCGGCAGGTCCACTTTGAAAACCTCCTGCCATGGAGGAGAGGGGCTTGGCCAGTGTGAGCAGGTAGGGAGTCCCCCAAATCTCCAGGGAAGGCTTTGGGTCCAGTCAGCATCCTCAGCACCCAGGCCCAGGGCTGTGGCATCCTGAGGCTCCAGCTCGGTGGGCACAAAGTGATCGTCCAGGCCCACCTCTTCTGACTCCACAGGGCCTGACGCCAGGGTGCCCGACCCCCAGTCCACAGACCCACCCTGTGCAGGCTGCCCTTGGCCCTGCCCCCAGCTTGGTCCCATCCCCGGGGATGCCCCCTGCTCAGACCCTGCCTCAGTGTGGTCCATCAGCTCAGGGTCCCAATCTTCATCATCTTCCCAGTCTTCCGGCTCCAGCAACTGTCTAAGGTCCAGAAAGGCAGCCTTGAAGCAAGCGAAGCAGACCCTTAGCTGGCTGCCATGTTGAAGCTGGTACATCCAGGACGTGTAGAGGTAGGACATGCCCTCCGCCTCACACCGCATGCTGACTGGGGGGCACATGGCCACGCCACCTACAGGACTTGCTGGGATCTTAGGGGGTCTGGCCCACACGTGCGGGGCACAGTGAAGTgctgggggggcagggaggagggggcgtgAGAACGAGGAGGAGAACGGTGCGGATCAGGAGGAGGACAAAGGTGTTTCCTGTGTggggatttggggtgggggggtggatgaACTGGGTCCTAATCCAACAGGGACCTGCAGAGGTTGGGAGGGACAAACTTCTGGAATTATCTTCAGCTGGTGCAAGTGTTCTGTCCTCTGGGAACTGCAAAGGAAAGCAGTGAGGTTAGGGCCCCCCAGCAGGCAGGTGGGAGCAGGTCACGCAGGGACGAGTTGGGTGCAAGGACCTTTGGGGTCAGACCCGGCCCTTTCGCTCTGCCTCTGCTCAGTTTAGCTGATCTGGGGCCAGTGGGCCACACAGCCTCTCCCCCATCCAACTCCCTACCCTCCCACCTCAGGGATCCCCAAACCCAGTCCGCCTTGCCTGATGGAactgaaggaaactgaggcaacctGTCACAGCCTGAGGGAACCTGAGAGAACCTGACTGAACCTGACAAAACCTGAGGGAAACTGTCGGAACCTGATGCAAGCTGTCAGAACCTGAGGGAACCTGTCAGAACCTCAATAAATCTCACAGAACCTGTCAGAACCTTATGGAACCTGACAGAGCTGTCAGAACCTGACGAAACCTGAGGGAACCTGACAGAACCTGAGAGAATCTGTCAGAACCTGAGGAAGCCTCACAGAACCTGAGAGAACCTGACTAAACCTGAGAGAACCTGAGGGAATCTGTCAGAACCTGAGGGAACCAGTCAGAACCTGACCAAATCTGACAGAACCTGACAGAAAGAGCCTGACAGAACCACCCCTACCTGAGCTAGCCCGTCTGGCCTGAGGCCACGCTGGACCACGGGGGCTCTTCAGCCTCCAAGCCCCACACTCCACCAGCCCGCAGGCCCCAGACCCTCTCCTCAGTCCGAGGGGCTCTCTCCTGGCCTGGTGCCTCCCTCCTGCGGGCAcctgggaggaaaggagggggctACAGCCTGCCTGGGCATATAAAAGGCCATTTCCCATGGTGCTCTGGGCTCATCTGCATATCTCCCATGAGCCTCAGCCCACCAGGAAATGAAACTGCTGAGtcattcctctcctcccctccccccactcccccgcccctccccggagagcctgtgcagcccccaTGGAGGGCAGGGCAGTTTCCCCAACACTGTCCGCAGGGTGTGCCTGTGATATTTGCTCCTCTGAGGGCTGAGAAGACTGTTTCCATCCCTCTTTCAATCTGCAGGTTTCTGAAATTCTGTGGGCAAGTGTCTCTCTTATGGTCATTGTTCTATTCCTGGGTCCCCTGGGTGACCTGCTTGGTCAAGGGCCCTTGCCTTCTGTGGTTATAATAGATTCCTTCTTTGTACCTCTTGGTTAAAGTTTCTTTATGAATTTCAGAAACTGATCAATTgccaattatttacattttaagcaCATTTCTGCCTCTTTGGCTcttctcacttttaaaataaaggcaaGGAGGCCAAGAGTGGGCATCTGAACCCTGGCCTGTCGAACCCTCTTCTGCCACCCGACACTGGGGCTCACCATCGAGGGGCCTGCCCTCAGCCGTGAGCTCTCATGGACTCCAGCATTCAAGGTGACAGTCTTGGCTCGTGGACCCTGAGCCTGGGTGGGAATGGGCTGCCCACCCTGGCTCTcccggctgtgtgtgtgtgtgtgtgtgtgtgagacgtaGGGGAGTGAAGGCACTTAGACACCTGGCGGGGGCAGCCCCCATCCTCCCATTCCCTCCCCCTCCCGGCATTAGGGATCCACTCCGGATCCACTCCAGATTAGCACGGAGGATCAGAGGACAGTCTCGCTTCCTGTGGATGcggtccttgatttttttttttttcaaaattgtaaaaAGGTTAATCATGTGTTCATATATTAAACCCAGTGCTTTAATAttataatttcttcaaagaatAATCACTTCTTAGATGAAAATGATTAAACTTGCTCTTAATCCGTGTGAATTCAATaacaatttaaatatgttttgttaTAAAAATCTTATCATTCCTGACGACAGAGTTAGGGTTACGCAAGAGAAACAATATCCTCAATATTTCAATCAATTTTTCTTCAGTGAATTCAGACATGATTAACTAAGATCTCTCTTTATGAGGACTagttttttaaatgccattttttagattatttgtttttatttttacatctataaAATTCTGGTCATTGGTTTTTCATTGATCCATCCACACGTCTGTTCAACAGGCTCTAACTGCCCCTGCCCTGTGCTGAGCGCTTGTCCTTGCAGGACGCAAAATTGTCCAAAGACAGGCCGGAACAAATGGCCAGCACAGTGCCAGGACGACGTGAGCGAGGTTCTGGGAACAGTTTCCCACACTGGGGGCCAGCAAGGCTTCTGGAGCAGTTCCCAAGCTGGAAGGGACAGCGACTTGTTCTCGGTGTCATGGAGACATGGGCACAGGCTTCCCAACATCCACGCACCCTTCAGAATGCTCGGGTAGGTCCACGGAAGGAACGATCTAGAACTTAGGACAGCCTGGGGAGCCTCAGACCCATGGATTCTCCCCTCAGGTCTCTTCAGAAACCAAAGGCAGTGGCCAAGGACGAAGACAATAATGAACATCATGAGAAAGACAGAAGGGAATGATCCTGCACGACAGGAAGATTGCAACCCATTCCGGCAAGAGGTCAGCAAAGATGCTGATATTTACAGGAATAAGTTTAAAACTGCAAAACTGGAGGTCCATTTTGGAACGACGTGAGGAGTGGAAATTGGGAAGCAATATCAGTGTCCACCGGTAGGAATGCACAGGATACGGCCACACCATGGAACACAAACAGCCACATGATGGAACACACACAGCCACAGACAACAAGCTTCAAAGAAGATCTACTGTGAAGTGATCAGCATCTGCCCAGTGAAAAGAAAAGAGCAGGTTGTAAGTTGTatacatagtatttttttaaatatttttttaatgtgggccatttttaaggtctttattgaatttgttacaatattgctcctgtttttatgttttgttgttttggctgaggggcatgtgggatcttagctccccgaccagggattgaacccacaccccctgcattggaaggcaaagtcttaaccactggaccgccagggaagtccctgtgtgtgTACATAGTATTGCCTTGattttgtagaagaaaaaaatctgtggccACGTGTGCAACTGTCAGGTGTGATACATGCAGGTGGATTCCTGCCCGCGTGCACACATAAGTGCCGTGCATACATAAGTGCCGTGCATCTGGGTACGTCTGTGCCCTGTGCACACATGTTGGGTATCACATGTCTGCAAGCATATAAAGAATGGAAACACAATATCAGCGTGATTACCTCTGGGTGGTGGTATTGTGAGTTATTGAATTTTCTTCATAGATTTCCATATTCACCTAATTTTCTAGAATAAATATGTGCTATGACCACAGCTCTGGAAGCCACTGAAAGCCCTTGGAAGTGCtttgtgggtggtggtggggtctAGACCAGCCCCTCCTGGCTGGAGTCCTGAGCACGGCTCTCCCCACTGCTTAcctcccccagccgccctccAGCACCTGCCTGTTAGGCTGCCATGGACTGTGGACCCTCACACCTCCAGACTCCAGCCAGGGACTGGCACTCGGTGAATGGATAGGATGGCGAGGTGAGTGCTGTCCCGCGAGACCATGGCGGGGCTGGACCTCCTTCCCAGGGTCTTCCGCTGCCTAGAGCCCTTGGGGGGATGACTCCAGAGCCCCTGGAACCACCCTCAGGTTCTTTCATGTCAACCCTTGTGAGTGTCTGAAGCTCCCCTGCAGCCACAGCCTCCACGTGCACTCAGACCCTGAGCGGCCGTACACACATCCATCAGCCGTGCCATTGCCACGGTTACTTCCAGGCAGTGGAGGctccagcagctgcagcagccgtGAGAAGGGCCAGATTCAGGGTGAGCATCCCCCAGCAAGTGATCATCACGTGTTCCCCGTGTCCCCACATGCAGTGACCAGCAGCCCAGCCTAGCTCTGGTCACACTCTGCTGGGAGGCACCCATCCCCGCTCTGGATGCCACCCTCGACATGGCTGCCTCCACCTCAGGGAGCGCACTGCACATGGGACGTCTCAATGTCCCCTACTCCAGAGCCCCCCAGAACCATCCAGGCAGAAGCACGTTCATCCTGTGAGTTTGCGGTGGCTGCcacaactcagtggcttaaagccACACAGTTTCTTCTCTTAGAGTCTGTAGGTCTGATGTCTTCAGTGGGTCCAGGGCTGGTTCTTtctagaggctccaggggagaatccctccctcccctgtcccAGCTTCTAGAGGAGCCACACGTCTTGGCTCACGGCCCCTTCTTCCGTCTCCAGGTCAGCAGCGCAGCATCATCTGTGACCTCTTCTTCCGTCCTCATgccttctctctctgactctgccccactccccctccccttgtAAGGATGCTGGTGATGCCATTGGTCCCACTGGCGTCCAGGCCACCCCCACGCCCACCCCGCGTCAAGGTCcctaacttaatcacacctgcaaagccTCTGCTGTGTGCGGTGACATACTCACAGGTCCCAGGATTAGTAGACATCTTCGGGGACGTTGTTCAGCCATCCTGTGCTCTCAGTTGTTCCTGTCCAGCTCTGGAATTCTGGAAACATCTTTCCTCTCAGGACACATGGGAAGTGTCCTAGCTCTCAGAAGCCGACTTCTTGTACGGGGCCGAACTAGAAGCTCACATGAGTCAGAAGTGGAGGCTCAAGGCCGCCCTCTGCTCCGAGTTCTGGGACAACTTGTCACAAGCATCTTCCCAAGGGGCTGAGAAAAGCCAGGCTCTCGGAGCACACACCTCCTTTCCCTCTTGTTCTGGCCTTTTTCATGCCCCACACCTGACAGAACAAGCTtaaacaatgataaaaaaaagaTCTCCCTTCAGTGTCAGATATGAAGAGGGTTCTGCTGCCCAGATGTTTCCAAAATGAAATCTCTGCACAAACCATCCATGTTTCTAAAGGGCGTTCCTACAAcccttgagaagaaaatgaattCATCCAGTTACAGATGGTTGGTGCCACAGAGACTCGAAATGCACATTTGCtgtgagaagcagcagcagaagagagaaggaagaattaaACGGATTTCCCGCGTCTGCCCGGGATGTTGAGTCTCCCGCGAGCATTCCCCTCCCGCACGTGCCCTCTTCCTAGCTGGGATCGTAGCATCAACTCCCGCAGTGGCCCCACTGTGTCCACGGCGGCCCTTTCCTGGAAACCCTGCAGCCCAAGTTCCTGCTATAAGACATGGCCTGTTAGTATCGTTTGACAATATCATTTACCTCATTCTGGTAAAACACAGAACTTTCAGCCCCAAATCTGAGTCTGGCAGGTCAACTTGGTATGGAGGGCTGAGCATGTCTCCCCCTACATGGAGGTCCAGCTGCAGTGACATAGTGCAGCTGGATTCTGGAGCCCAATAGGACTCCTGCAGCTGGGACTGACAGCCCACCCTCCCACCCGCCCACCCATGGGACAGATGCCTGCTGAGGGCCTGTCCTGGGTTGAGGAATTCAGGGGGTAAAAAACACGTGCCATTTCTTGCTCTGCAGGCTCCATTTTAGTGAGGAGGAGCTAACAATAATCTCCTCAGCAGAGAAACACCTTAATTTCAGATGGTAGAAGTCCGGGGCGATGTCGTGGAGAGTGCGGCCACGCACAGGACATGTCCCCGCAGTGTGACACGTGGCAAGCCCTGCCTAAGGAGGCGCAATCTGCAATATGTTATCCCCCCAGGAAGCCCCCAAAGTTTGTGCTGCCTGGagactggaaaaggcaaaaggccTGTTGGGGGAAGGTATCCTTTGAGGTCAGACCTCTAATTGGTGGTAGCTGGAGGCAGAAAGGATGATGGGGCCGTGACTGGATGTGAGACAAAGACCAGTCAGGACAGAAGGAGAACAGAAGCAGCTGAACTCTTTGATTCTATAAAATTCTAATGGTAAgagggaaacaaatgaaaatgactcTCACACGCTTAGGTGCAAAtgatatgaaaatggaaatccaAGATATTTGCTATTTCTTCAGATTTACCATGGCATTCAAAATTTAATGTCCCTATAGAAGTATGTGCCTCTAAGGGAAACCGGAGCATGGTGTTAGAGGCCCCCACTCGTGTGAGACCCCAATTATACCCCAGGGGATTGCAGAGACAGAAACCAGTGGCTCTGTACATTATTTTACAGTAAACTCATGAACCTCACTCATTACTATGGCTGACTTTGAGTCTTATTAGCATAAGTTGGTCAGAGAATTATTATTCGTCCTTGTCTTTGTGGCTTTTTGTTCCTTTTGGAAACACAACTCTAGTTTTATGGGCAAGTcagtaaaaaaatagaaaatcaacagACAAGCAACTTTTCAGAGCACATCTGTTCTCCACGGCAATGGGGGTGTCTCACGGCCTCTGGGCCTCACCGGGTGCCTGCTCCCTGTGGAAGCAGAGGTCTTCCTTTGCATCAACAGGCAGCGTCCCTCTGAAGAACTCTCTGTAGTGAATTCAGGCAAGAAAGTGTTAAACTGTTCATCTCCTCCTTTATTGCCTGTGAGGAGGAATGAGAGGGAAAAGCCAATAAAAATCTACTGAAGTGCTTGGCGCAAATATGGAGACTGGAGGTAAGGGCTGGACTTTGCTTTGTAATATAAGAGCAAAGATGTAAATGTTTAAGATCCAAGTACTTGGACTTCACTGGAATAGGCAGTGATCCCTTCCTCATCTTGATTATTACAACAGTTTTCAAGAAGGTTTTATTTGGTGAGTCACTTGATTGTCTAAACACACTTTTCTTTCTTGTCAGGGCTTGACTCCAGCTGGGTCACCTGCCCACGCATCCAAGCCCGTGGGGCCTTGAGGGCTTCGTGGGTTGGGTGGTTTCTCTGGGCACGACTGGCCGTGTTGAGGTCAGATTCCCGGACGCGCTGGCAGAGCCTGTGCCTGGGAAAGGCACCGACCCAGGCTGCCTCTGAACCCATCCAGGGATGCAAGGGCCATGCCCAGGGACACAGCAGGTTGGGAATGCTGTGATGGCTGGCTATCCTGAGGATGGAGGTCACCAAGCCAGAGAAGGAGCAGGAATGTGTCCACCCCACAAACCTCTCTGGAatgttctctgagcctcaggagcTGCAGAAGGCCGAGTGGGTGAGACTGGTAACTTCTGCTGCAGCTCGAAGGCGCTGGTACTCTGGGGGCACATGGTAGGACTTCGGTCTCCTTCCTCCCACGGGTTTCAACCAGTGTTTGCGCCCAGCCCCCCGGGCAATGGGGCCCTAAACTGACCAGGGCGGTCATCCTGGTGCCCTTCTGGTCTGTCAGCCCCACTGACCCTcatcttctctctcccccttctccaTTGTGAGAACTCATGTGTCCCAGGCCTGTAGGGGTGGGCTTTGGGCAGTGGACAGGTCTGGGTGCCAGATTCTGGGCCCTGCTGGCCTCCCGACCGTGACTCTGGACCCATGAGGGCCATGTGGGTCAGGAACTCGAGGCAGGACCAATTACTCAGTTTGTGGCAGGTCACGGTGGGGTGTTTGAGTCACAGGGTGGGGCAATCAGGTGGTCAGAGGACCATGGCTACTGGGGGTCCCTGTGGAGATTGGATTGGGTATCGACTGGACTCAGACCACGTTtaccagggagggaggagggatcaAAGGACCCAATATCTGTGAAAAGTTCTAACCTCACCCAGCGGTCTAGGCACTAGTTCTTGAAGTGTACATTTTGGAAGCACCTGCAGAGTTTAAAAAGATACTGATGCCTGCGTCCCATGTGTGAATTCCGCTATCATTGGTAAGGGGtgaatgtaagttttcttttgctTCGTAACAGATcagcaaacttagtggcttaaaggagcacacatttattttctcagtttccaTGGGTTAGGAGTAGGGACATGCCCTGGCTGGGCCCCCTGCTCAGGATCTCACACAGCTGCAACCAAGGTATTGGCCGGGCTGTGCTCTTAGCTGGCAGAATTCACTTCCTTGTGCTTGTAGGGCTGATGGCTTTGGCTTTCCTGGCTGTCAGCTGGTCCCAGAGGCCATTCACAGTTCCCATCCACAGTTCACAACATGGCTGTGTCCCTCTTCAAGGCTGGCAAGAGAGAGCAAGAGCTGTGTAGGAGTCTTATGTAAGTTTAGGGTAATGTCATCGCAGAAGGGACACTTTGCCACATAATGTAACCTCATCAAGACAGTGACATCCACCACCTTGACCACTGCTTTTGGTTGGAAGCAAATCACAGGCTCCACCCCCAATCACGGGGAGGGTGTGACTGACTGGAGGTCACCTTAGGTGTGTCTGCCA
This window of the Balaenoptera ricei isolate mBalRic1 chromosome 20, mBalRic1.hap2, whole genome shotgun sequence genome carries:
- the LOC132356090 gene encoding testis-expressed protein 19-like; the encoded protein is MCPPVSMRCEAEGMSYLYTSWMYQLQHGSQLRVCFACFKAAFLDLRQLLEPEDWEDDEDWDPELMDHTEAGSEQGASPGMGPSWGQGQGQPAQGGSVDWGSGTLASGPVESEEVGLDDHFVPTELEPQDATALGLGAEDADWTQSLPWRFGGLPTCSHWPSPSPPWQEVFKVDLPPAGAHGIGAGHHPGHGPC